A stretch of Fundicoccus culcitae DNA encodes these proteins:
- the arr gene encoding NAD(+)--rifampin ADP-ribosyltransferase: protein MFDPSNPVVKLCMEGLALEAKGETNQAQMMFMKAWEVATDDFERFIAAFHLGRLQNELTDKLNWFETSLRYARLMDDNNVKSAYATLYENIAKCYQALNDVENAALNFEAANDYRGKVFDQGPFYHGTRADLQIGDSLKAGLNSNYRQELKMNHSYFTANLNGAALAAALAKGEGKERIFIVEATGAIENDPNVTDQKFPGNLTRSYRSAAPLKIIGEVSEWATMSDSSRQEWQAKIDQNKGEIFN from the coding sequence ATGTTTGATCCAAGCAATCCGGTTGTCAAATTATGTATGGAAGGATTAGCCTTAGAAGCAAAAGGAGAAACTAATCAAGCCCAAATGATGTTTATGAAGGCTTGGGAGGTTGCTACAGATGACTTTGAACGTTTCATCGCAGCCTTCCATTTGGGGCGTCTTCAAAATGAGCTGACCGATAAACTGAATTGGTTTGAAACATCCTTGCGTTACGCACGCCTGATGGATGATAATAATGTCAAAAGTGCCTATGCAACTTTGTATGAAAATATCGCAAAGTGTTATCAAGCTTTGAACGATGTGGAAAATGCTGCGCTTAATTTTGAGGCAGCTAATGATTACAGAGGTAAAGTCTTTGATCAAGGACCTTTTTATCATGGGACGCGTGCTGATTTACAGATTGGGGATTCGTTGAAGGCTGGTTTGAATTCTAATTATCGTCAAGAGCTCAAGATGAATCATAGCTATTTTACAGCTAATTTAAATGGTGCGGCGCTAGCGGCAGCTTTGGCAAAAGGAGAAGGAAAGGAACGGATATTTATTGTTGAAGCTACCGGCGCCATTGAAAATGACCCGAATGTGACCGACCAGAAGTTTCCTGGCAATTTGACCCGTTCATATCGTTCGGCTGCCCCTTTAAAAATTATTGGCGAAGTATCGGAATGGGCAACGATGAGTGATAGCAGTCGTCAAGAATGGCAGGCGAAAATTGACCAAAATAAAGGTGAGATATTTAATTAA
- a CDS encoding DsrE family protein has protein sequence MKVLFHLDETEKWSMTLANVKNFLHEVPDAHITVVANGPAVKYYTTDAIEADLLAQVDFVACNNALKANTIQPPQINTAVRIVNAGVVEIARKQKEGYAYIRP, from the coding sequence ATGAAAGTGCTATTCCATCTGGATGAAACAGAAAAATGGTCCATGACCTTAGCGAATGTCAAAAACTTTTTGCATGAAGTGCCAGATGCTCATATTACCGTCGTAGCCAACGGTCCCGCTGTAAAATATTATACAACCGATGCGATTGAAGCCGATTTATTAGCACAAGTCGATTTTGTCGCTTGCAACAATGCCTTAAAAGCGAATACCATTCAACCCCCTCAAATAAATACCGCTGTACGAATCGTAAATGCTGGTGTGGTCGAAATTGCTAGAAAACAAAAGGAAGGTTATGCTTATATTCGTCCGTAA